One Myxococcaceae bacterium JPH2 genomic window, CAACGCGATGTTGTCATTACGGTCGCGCGAGGTCTCCCCTTCCTTCGCCAGGAAGCGCAGCAGCGAATAGAAGAGCGCCACCGCCAGTGCACCAACGAAGACTCCAAAGCTCGTGTCGTTGAACTGGTACCCGTGCAAGGCAACAAACGGCAGCATCACCACGGCGGGGAACGAGGGGAAGCTGACGAACCAGCGATCCTCCGCGAGGGGCCTGCCTTCACAGCGCACCTTCGCGCCATTCACCTGACGCACGCAGGCCCAGTCCTCCAAGTTGGGCAAGACCTGCGGGTCCACATCCAGACGCCCCTCCAACCACGACTGCGCCTGGTAGATGAAGTGAGGCGCCGCGCTCTGCCTGAGAAACCGCTGCGAGCTGAAACTGGCGAGCACCGCGAACGACACAAGGAAGAGGACGACCTCGACACGGTATGCGCCGAGCCAGATGCGAACGGCCGAGGTGCCGACCGACCGCGGCGTGGGCTCGGCCGACGACAACGGGGCAACAGGCGACTCCGCAGAGGGGGGAACCGCGGGCTCGGCCCCGGACGGGCCATTCTGTTTGGATTTGGAGCGACTCATGGGGTGGCAGACGCGGTCAGCAGGTGCCGCCGCAACATTTCCAGAGAGTGAGAGGCAGCAAAGAGGCGCACACGCTCGCGATCGCCATGAATGAAGATGCGCTCATATCGCGCCGGCACCCCGGGCCCGGCCATCCCGCAATACACCGTCCCGACCGGGTCTTCTTGGGTTCCACCGCCCGGCCCCGCATACCCTGTCACCGACAGGCCATACGTGGCTCCAGTCACAGCGCGAACACCCTCGGCCATCGCCAGAGCCGTCTCCGACGACACGGCGGAGTGCCGCTCGAGGACCTCGGCGGGAACGCCCACCCAGGCGGACTTCATCTTTTCCGAGTACACGACAGCCCCCCCCAGGAAGACGTTACTTGCCCCTGGGACGCTCGTGAGCTGCTGCGCGATGAGTCCGCCAGTGCAGCTCTCCGCCACGGCCAGGGTCGCGCCGACTTGCGCCAACATCCGCACGAGCACCGCGGCGTACTCATCGCCGTCCACGCCGAAGACATGCGCCCCGAGCACGTGTCGAGATGCGGCCTCCGCGGCATCCAGCGCAGCATCCGCCTCGCGCTGCGAAGCGCCCTCCGACATCAGCTTCAGATGGTTCTCTGGTGCGTGTGTGCGGAACCCGAAGACGACGTGGGGATGCCGTGGTGCCAGCGGCATCACGGTCTGATCCAGCATCGACTCAGACAGGGAGACCGTGCGCAACAAGCGGAAGGCTCGGAAGGTGCGCCCCGGAGCGGATTCCAAGGCCGCGCGGAGTCGAGGGAGGATTTCGCCATCAACGAGCGCTCGATACTCGCGAGGAACACCGGGGAGAAAGAAGAACTCGCAGTTCCGGATGCGCAGGTGGACCAGGGGTGCCGAGCCCACGGGATTCTGGATGGCCTGAGCCCCCTCGGGAATCCGCGCCATCCGCAGGGCACTCGGATTCAAGGGCACTCCTCGTGCCGCGAATCGCTCCTCCAACCACCGGACGACCTGGGGCTCGTTCTTCAGCGGTACTCCCGCCGCCTCTGCCGCGCACTCCAAGGTGAAGTCATCTGCAGTGGGGCCCAATCCGCCAGAGACGATGACGACGTCCGCCCGGTCGGCGGCCTCCACCAATCGATCCCGGATGTCCGACCGCACGTCGCCCACCAACACAACTCGCCCCACCTTCACGCCCAGGTCGAAGAGCCGGGCCTCCAGGTAGCTGCTGTTCGTGTCCGTGACGAGGCCAGTGACCAGTTCGTCACCTGTGCACAGAAGTTCGACGCGCATGGGTGGGACATCCTACCGGCTGCACAGGCCCAGAGCACGGACGACGCGTCCCCTTCACTCCGCCGAGCAAGCACTCGCCTGGAGTGTCCCTGCGCCATCGAGCGCGCTCCCCTCTCTTTGCTGGCGCGGGGCCGTTGGGTTCCCCTCTGTGTCCCAATGGGAGGGGGCCCGATTACTGGGCGATTCATCCCATCGCTCAGCGCAGTTCCTCCATGGGCGTTGGGGATGGGCCATTGGTCGAGGATGCGCGCCTCGCCCTCCGGGAAAGCACCACGGGGCTTTCTCTGCGTGCCCAAGCGCTGGGTCCGTGCAGTTGGGTCCTTCGGTCAGCCGCGCGCCACACGCCAGGCCCCTTTGTTGTCGAGGACCTGCCCGTCGTCCTTTGAGCAGGCAGCCCAACGGACTCTTTTCAGCATCATTCCTGCGGGTTCTTCAGCGATTGACGCTGCTCACAACTCCACACCGAACGTCTTCGCGACCTCGTGGAACCCGCCGAGCCACGGTGCGGAACCCAGCTGGCGCATCTTTGCCAGTACGAACTCTGGCAGTGAGGACTTGGGGTCCGGCGACCCGAACGCTAACGAGTCCGCGTCTCCACCGGGATGTCGAAGTGCAACACATCTTCTCGCGTGCCGAGGCTCGTGTAGAGCGCAATGGCCGGTTCGTCTCCGTGGTCGGCCTGGACGAACACGACATAGGCCCCTCGCTCGGCACCGAGTTGCTGGAGTTCTCGAATCAACGCTGTCGCAATGCCTCGGCGACGATGCGATGACGCCACTGCGAGGTCGTAGATGTAGATTTCGCTGCGCTCTTGCTCGAACTTCCGCAGTTCGTATGCCGCCAGCCCACCCACGACCGTCCCCTCGTCCATCGCCACGAGGGCAATGAATGAGTCTCCCGAGAGCAAGCGCCCAAAGTAGTCGGCACTCGGACGCGCTCGGCCATACGTCTCGACGTCTTCAAAGGCCTCGCCGAATACGGCCAGCATGCCGTGCATCAGCTCGACATCGGACGGGGCCAGGCGTTTGAGCATCAAAGGGGGCGTCTCCATTCGCCGAATCTACTTCGCAACTCCGCGGCACCACCAGAAGCGTGAGGCCTTGCGGTGGATACGGTCTTCCGCGCCTCGCCGCCACGCCATCCTGGGCCGCCTGTGTTTGATTGATTCAGCGAACAGCGCGCTGTGCGCCCATCGGCATCACGCCTTGCCGAGACCGATGCCCACTTCGACCAATGGGTCGGGCCTCATGCTTGGGAGCGAACCGCCCTCTTCATTCTCACAACGTCGACCTGCTTGCCCTCGCGTCAGGATCCAACCGAGTCGTTCTTGGTGCGTGTGTTCAAGTCGCCCCAACACAGCAGTCGAGAATCCTCGGTGGACCTGCACCTCATGGATGAGACACGGATACTCGAGCGGCCACCACGATTGCGTTTGAGTGAGAGTCACCGGCCTTGCTGATGCGGCCTGCGACTTCAGCTCGGCACTCCGCTCGTCCTCGACGGAGCTGACTTGGCCGAGGACGGCGTGCGGCGCCTGTGGCGACAGAGCGCATCGATGACTTCTTGCATCCACCGCAGCTCTTCGGCTTCGCGCGTTGCGACGCCCCGTGAGCTTCACGCTGTACGCCGGCGAGGACTACCGGCAACCCCTGGCCTTCGGGGAATCGAGTGCAGCATGAGCCGCAAGTGCACCTGCTGGGACAACACCTTGACCGAGAGACTCTTCAGCACCTTGAGGCTGTGGCTCGTCCACGCTGCGGACTGCGCGACAGGGCCTCGCCACGCTCTTCGAGGACATCGAGAGCCTCTGCTGCCGTCGGCGCCGTCGCTCCCCGCTGGGCGACGTGAGCCCCGGAGGGTATGCGCGGCTCGACCCATCGGCAGCGCTGGCTACAGGGCCACGCTGTCCACGGAGCTGGAACAAGCGCTGGGCCTTGGACTTCAGAGGTAAGCCGGGCCGTCGCTTCCGGGACCTTCGTCCTCGTCTTCGTCATCGTCGATG contains:
- a CDS encoding CinA family nicotinamide mononucleotide deamidase-related protein; protein product: MRVELLCTGDELVTGLVTDTNSSYLEARLFDLGVKVGRVVLVGDVRSDIRDRLVEAADRADVVIVSGGLGPTADDFTLECAAEAAGVPLKNEPQVVRWLEERFAARGVPLNPSALRMARIPEGAQAIQNPVGSAPLVHLRIRNCEFFFLPGVPREYRALVDGEILPRLRAALESAPGRTFRAFRLLRTVSLSESMLDQTVMPLAPRHPHVVFGFRTHAPENHLKLMSEGASQREADAALDAAEAASRHVLGAHVFGVDGDEYAAVLVRMLAQVGATLAVAESCTGGLIAQQLTSVPGASNVFLGGAVVYSEKMKSAWVGVPAEVLERHSAVSSETALAMAEGVRAVTGATYGLSVTGYAGPGGGTQEDPVGTVYCGMAGPGVPARYERIFIHGDRERVRLFAASHSLEMLRRHLLTASATP
- a CDS encoding AAC(3)-I family aminoglycoside N-acetyltransferase, which codes for METPPLMLKRLAPSDVELMHGMLAVFGEAFEDVETYGRARPSADYFGRLLSGDSFIALVAMDEGTVVGGLAAYELRKFEQERSEIYIYDLAVASSHRRRGIATALIRELQQLGAERGAYVVFVQADHGDEPAIALYTSLGTREDVLHFDIPVETRTR